The following coding sequences lie in one Cannabis sativa cultivar Pink pepper isolate KNU-18-1 chromosome 5, ASM2916894v1, whole genome shotgun sequence genomic window:
- the LOC133038306 gene encoding uncharacterized protein LOC133038306, with the protein MGWETLVTHPMLLFGYKYRELLSLLLTFVGALGEVRLGVLEGGFQEVGLAFHLVGCVGRRQGELIKFFELRRRSAIGTFYCLILLFETALCGITFPVNPKIDSWPNLLSLFLWLVTVLWNVYAHANRRRVLGHTPVHC; encoded by the exons ATGGGATGGGAGACACTTGTCACTCATCCAATGCTCCTCTTTGGTTATAAATATAGAGAGTTACTTTCACTCTTGCTCACATTTGTTGGAGCTCTTGGTGAAGTGAGACTTGGAGTTTTAGAAGGAGGCTTTCAAGAG GTAGGATTGGCCTTCCATTTAGTTGGGTGTGTGGGCAGGCGCCAGGGAGAGTTGATCAAGTTCTTCGAATTGCGGAGGAGGAGCGCTATTGGAACGTTCTATTGTCTGATTCTTCTCTTCGAGACAGCACTTTGTGGGATCACGTTCCCCGTCAACCCGAAG ATCGATTCATGGCCCAATCTTCTTTCACTCTTCCTCTGGCTGGTGACGGTGCTATGGAACGTTTACGCTCACGCAAACAGAAGACGAGTCTTGGGACATACCCCAGTACATTGCTGA